Sequence from the Caretta caretta isolate rCarCar2 chromosome 8, rCarCar1.hap1, whole genome shotgun sequence genome:
AGCCCTTCCCCTGCACACACGCCCTGGGGACCAGGGTGAGGGTGGCTGTTGTGGGGCAGGGCAAGTCCATCCCTGCACGGCCCAGCAGGCTGCCCTGGTGGGGGCCATGGCCTGGCGTGACCAGGGGCAGCCTCCCGCCTGGTGAGGTGCGCAGGGTGGCtcagggtgtgtctctctggtcccagacagcccagggcagggctgtgaggaagtgggactgttcttaatgtttcctctgaatattttgggggtgcctcagtttcccctaggcagttcttaagtatctagagggtgggtgtgacgaagtgggactgttcttaatgtttcctctgaatagtgtgggggtgcctcagtttccctatgcagttcttaagtatctagggggtgggataagggtgtatgatcgttgcagagccctagagggcaggtgtgggcaggggtctggacacagagaatggccgacccCCTTTTCCTGGCaacggatggcctgggcccctcccccctgcaaggtgagagctaaagggtcggagaacaaaggaatcgggtgacctcctggcccaggaaagggacaaagcccagaggaggaggggctggagggagtttcagtttggggctggctgggacatggagtgaagtgcagacgtggttgtctggctcacggccccccaaaatggacccgactgaggggtcctgttctccgCACcgacaagctctgttttagaacATGTTCCTGTcgcctaataaaccttctgtgttactggctggctgagagtcacgtctgactgcggagttggggtgcaggaccctctggcccccccaggaccccgcctgggcggactcgctgtgggaagcacacggaggggcagaggaggctgaatgctccgaggtcagacccaggaagggggaagccgggtgagctgtgtgtcctgcagacaggctgctcccggagaggagacttccccagagtcctgcctggcttcatggggagcagtcccagagcgtcgcccggggactccgtgacaggggccagtgccccctgctgatccCGCCATCCCAGGGGTCCTACCCAGAGGTGGCAGATGTGTCTCTCCAGGGCACGGCACTCCTCCTCCAGCAGGGCCCTGGCAAAAGAGACAGGTGGGTTAGGTGGGCTCCAGATGCATGGGAATGAGGGGGGCCGGGACAAGGGTCAGCGTCTGCTTTAAACATTTCCTGCCATgccctggggcccctgggcacaacCCCTGGCACTTGGGCACATGCCCCctcacagcacatggcagtgggacCTTGTCTCACCAGATGCCAGGGTTAACCCGCCTCCCAGagaccccccagccctggagctgtgtGGCTGGGCAGGGTGCCTGGGAAGGGTCACAAGAGCGGACAGAGGACCAACCTCCTGGGATGGGAACCCATgtctggaggaggggctgggcggAAGGGGTTCGCATGGAGGCTGGGTACAGGTAACCCCTGGTGCCCACATGGGAGAGACTTCTCCgtcctggggctgggagccatcACGACCCCTGACCCTCGGgacaggcacagagcagggaaggaatgCACCCCagggagccagtggcagagccaggaatggagcctGACACCCCAGCCCACGCTggaccccccagccctgggcccaggccaggagcagTGCAGCGGGGTGGTGAGGGGTCCTCTCTCCTCTCTGTGCACAGCCCATCCCACCGAGGACCCTGGGATGGCAGGATCAGCAGGGGGCACCGCCCCACCCCAGGCTGCcggggagcagagagacacccccTGCGCACGTCACCAGGCAGGAGGTTGTCCTTGGGCCCTGCAGGGGTGGAATGGCCACTGGCCCCCAagtgcccctcccctccaggaggcctggctgccccccagctggcagcacacaggggccaggcagcgagggggcagggcagcccaGAAAGACCACAGGACCACCTGCTTCCCCTCTGGCCCCGTTGGTTCCTCATTCCCCACAATCTGCCCTTTGTCTCTCCAAGCCACGGACCCAGTCCCGGCTGCCAGGCTCTGCACACGGGAGACAGCACCAGCCCTGCCAGGGAAGGAGGCCGGGGGACGCTGGGGCATGGCCCCCCTGtcacgttattgacataatctgggaccgtatagatcattgttgcaaccaaggtcctgtagtggcaccaatcTTGTATACAGGGGGTctaataaggtgtctaagacgaggttatggttggctggttaggattatggtgtctatatgtgtgtatcatttttgtagttaaagttataagtattggctctagactgtctgtatttcaaacttgtgctctgcttctgggggacaccccagacaagtgggtgtcagctctgcctagcctgctgggtggcccattaaggaccctcagctacacaactgacccagtgagagaaggcagacacgcctggggactcagccaggtgtgcagggacctgcctagggacagaactctgaggtgtttccaggccatgggatgggcagcttgtccttgggacaaacaaagagaccacatggcaagagactataaaaagctcctccatctggtcttcaatcctgcttctgacctctggaggactTTGCTACACGGAAGCTTTGACCCAAGGAccgaatgacccatcccagctggggatgttctccagagacaggatttgaacctgcagtttattccatcactgctgcaagcctgaaccaagaacttggccattcCTGGATGTCACTGATTCCATTGAACCCAATTCTAGCTCtcgtctctctctttttcctttaatgaataaacctttagattcgaaaggattggcaacagcgtgatttgtgggtaagatctgatttgtatattgacctgggtctggggcgtggtcctttgggatcgagggaacctttttttcttttactggggttttcataaccatctgtccccataacgaggggcactggtggggatactgggaaactggagtgtctacgggaattgcttgtgtgacttgtggttagccagtggggtaaaaccaaagtcctctctgtctggctggtttggtttgccttagaggtggaaaaaccccagccttgggctgtaactgccctgctcgaAGCAATGTGTCCTGAATTGGCacctctcagttgggtcccaccagaaccagcctcgttacacCCCCCTCAGGCGCTGATATTCCCCTGCCACAGTCCCACCTCCGGCACCTCCCACACAAGGGGCTGCTCCCTGGAGAGGGTCGAGATATTGACTTGCCAACGCCGCCAGGGAAACAACCCATTACCCAGCGGGGGGCCAGactcaccccagctctgccaatgcccctcagtcccgacccgcagcccctgttatcccagccctgggctcccccccacagctctgcagtgcccctcagtcccaaccctcAGCTGGGGCGAGCACCCAAAGGGAGGCGTTAGCACTTGGCTCTTGCCAGgagcctgctgcagggcagggcgcAGCGATGGGGGCAAGGCTGGGAGGCTTTCTGGGAGCAAAGCCCAGAGTGAGCCCACAGCAGCGCTGGGCTGGAAGGGCAGAGCTGCAGCACTGGGGGCATCACTGAGCCCTGGCATGGCCCCTTGCTCCAGCCCACCCCTCCATTCCCCGTGCCCCGCTCAGGCACTCGCTCCAgtccccctctgctcccaggccCAGCCGCTGGGCCTCTCCCCGGCTCCCCGAAGGcggctctgggttggggtggggcGAATGGTCTCTGCCAGCCCCGGCTCACCTACCGGAGATGGGTCTGCGCCTGGTGGATGCGGGAGACGCTCAGCTTGTCCTTGAGGGGCTCCAGGTGGTGGACGAggccggggtctgggctggggcagaggacagACAGGGTTTGCCAGGGGACTATGGCGGGGGGCCCCTTTCCCAGAACCATTAGGGGTGTAGGGAGCAGCACCTccagtgggggaagggctggcagCTCTGGCTCGTCCCCCCCGACTGGGGCGGGGGCATTCCACGCGCTCACAGACCTGTGCCCCCAGCTgggccccacagccagcccccaggAACCCCCAGAAAGGCCGCTGGTGAGCGAGTGGTTCAGCCCTggtgcagagctgggtggcagagtcactggcagggaggggcgggagggtgggaaggggatagCAGGACTTTGAGTCCTTGGGGAAGTGTCAGGGGCAGTTTGGGGTCCGAGATGTGTACACGTTCCCACCTTAACCAGAGCACCAGGAGCTGGGGGTTCGGAAACAGCCAGTTGGCAGTATCCTGTCATCATTAGGTTCCAGAGTTACCAGACAGTGGGGACGACTGGGGCGGAGCACTCGGGCGGGTGGCACCCTCACGGTGCCCAGCTCCAGGAGCGCTCCAATGCAGTAGCCAGGATCTGGCATACACAGGGCTGGCCCCACACTGACTGCACCACCCGCCCTCCGGCcaccccccccatgccccaggaGCGCCCTGCTGCTGACCCACAGGAGGGAGGGCTGCCCAGTGGGGGGTCAGTTCGTGGGTGGCCATCTGTCCAGTGGAGAtgagcccagccctgctcccagggcgGAGGGTGACTGGGGCCCAGACACCAGGGGATGGGGGCCAGCTAGGTAGACCATCTGtccagctgaggggcaggagcagcactcGCCGTGCCCGGGCACAGACCCACCTCGTGCTGGTGCCCCCAGACAGGGACCTGTCCTGTGCTGCGCACTCCCCTCCAGCGTGTGCGCCCCCCCCCAGGGCGAAGCTGACCACATGGGGGCTGTACTTGGCGATGGCCCCAGCTGCGTCCCTGTGGCGAGGAGGAGACGTGGTGTGAGTCCCCTGACCTGGGTtgggccctggggggctgggctggggagggtcacCAGCTGGAGGGGCTCAGTAGCCATggctgggccaggctgggcaGCTCATGGGCTGGGGGGCTGTAGGCACCCCAAGAAGCAGGCCCAGGTGGGCATGAAGGGCTGGAATGAGGGATGCCCCCCAAgcagggagcccaggctccagccagacatggcccagcacagagcacccagCGCTGCTCATGCCGACACAGACGGGCACGGTGCCAGCCTGGAGCTATCGGGAtcgaggggcactggcagagtcGGGGGAGAGGCACAGGGAGTCAGCGGCAATGGACAGGACCTGGCGCCCTGCTGCCTGGTGGAGTCCTCAGTGCCCAGCACATCCCAGGGCACCTCCCTACTCTGCCCCGGCCCCCTCCAGCTGCAGGTGCCCCGCACGTGGCCCCTCGCGCCTGGCCCAAGCAGCGTCTCCAGCGCTGCCGGGGGACTGCTCCGCCCCAGGTGCTGCAGCTGGCTAATGCCGGCTCCCCGAGCCCTTTGAAGTGCTTCTGGAGGCTAAGCTGGCCCAGAGAAGGGGCTAAGCCGGGCGGCTGCTGCGTCAGCGGTTCTGCAATCCCAGCCCCCGGGCAGGGTGAAGGGCTCAGCCAGCCGCAAGCGCAGCCAGGCAGACAGGCCCAGTGCCCCTGCACCCCCCGGCACTGCCAGGCAGCCAGGAATTCCAGCTGGGGCTGGCTGCGTGTGGGTCCTCGGCTCCTCACCCCCAGCAGGGCCCTTCCAGCAGCACCATGCAGAGCACCgagccctgcagcacagtgggggcagcgCCAGGGTAACCCCCATCCCAAAGGGCCCCCCATGCCGACTGGGGCATGCAGGTCTCAGGGTGGGatagctccccacacacagcgcTCCTGCAGCGGGGCAGCGATCAGGAAGGGCTGGGGGCCCTGGGGAGGCTGGAGTGAGGAGACGGGGCTCCATTGGTGGGTACCGACAGAGACAACTCCCCCCCCGGAGGAGTCTGACAAAGGGGgaattttctgtcctattttcacGAAGcgtctgtgtgcctcagtttcccctctattGTCAGTGTtaccggggtggggagggggacaggcagGCTGGGAGACGGAGATAAGGATGGCGCAGCTGTTTGAGCCAGGATGGGCCATGGAAAAGGACTGGTGGAGGGGCCCAAGGGAGCTGGATTGCCCACCTCTCCGCAGGGAAGCTGAGCCCAGAACAAAGGACTGGCAGGGGAGGCTGCAGGAAGGAGTCGGGGGCTCCTCGGGGTCAGACCGACACAGGCCAAGCCATGGGCTCGGGCTGAGCAGGGAGGCCCATGCTGCATCCGGCTGACCAATAAACCCCCCTGGCTCGGCCCCGCTGCGGGAGCCtcgctgcaggcagggggtgcgtgtgTCCCTGCGCCGGGCACCAGGCTCCCCCGGGGGTGTCTCGGTGGACGCGCTGGACGGAGCAGGAGGGTGCCCAGAGCTGTCTCGGAGGCAGTGGTGCCGGCCCTGGAGGCAGAGAGGGGCCCCATGGGGGTCTGATGCACTGAAGGCTCCTCCCAGACACGGCTCccaagcagggggaggggcacggTCCTGGGGGTCCATGACAGGGCCATGGGGGGCTCAGTGCCCAGGACGCCGCCCAGCCCTGGTACCTGCCCTCCTGGGACGCCTTCTGCTGGAGACTGAGCAGCAGCATCCGGAGCTCCCGTCTCAACAGCTCCTTGAGGTGGGTGGGGGCTGTCAGGAGAGCCCAGCCCCCGGCCCCCTGCGGGGGGCACTGATCCAGCCCAGCGCAGGCAGAGCGCTCCTCCCGCCACAGCTCCACCAGGGTCTCCACCTagacagcatggggcaggagaggCGTTACCTGGGAACGCAGCCCCGAGCCCCACCTCAGCCCCATGGCACCGCACCGGGTCTGGCCCCACCCACGGCTCAAGTGGgactctgcatggagggagaggggcagggaggccCCCACGGGCCCCTTCCTGCAGCAGGGATGAGGACACCCCTCCCACATGCAtcccacacacacaggcaggcaCCCCCGCCATCCAGTCCTCAGGCAGGAGCCCGCAGCACCATCCGGCCCAGGGCACCATGACCCCACAGCCGGGGCAGAGGGCACAGGCCCGCAGCCAGCAGCTTTTGGGCTCCCAAAAAGGCCTGAAGCTGctgccccttgccctgcccccagttCTGAGGCCACTGCCATGGAGAAATGCGTGCTGGTCacggggggcagggtgaggggcagggaaCAACGGGCTGGTCTGGAAGGGCTGTTTATGGGCCTGCAGGGAAGCATGTGAAAGGAGCCGGGCTGCAGCTCTGGCCATTTCCCCGAGGGCATCGCAGGGCAGGCCCAGCAGCTGACAACAGAGACGGGCCTGAAGGAGGGTGAAGAAGACACCCCCCCCATGGGGGGCGGGGATTACATGGAAACCCTTCACCCAGGGGCCCAGCCTGGGCTGGCAAGCGCCggagggcaggggccttgggtgTGTGGCCGGGGCTAGGCGCGCTGTCAGCAGcctggcgggggctgggggggggaacaCAGAGTTAAGGCTGCCCAGTGGCTACAATGCCCCCATCCAACACCCCACGTTCCCTGGGTGCGGGCGTTTCTGTTTGGGGCTGGACTCTTGacgcaggagggtcccgtggccAGGGTGGCACCATCCACAGTGCCAAAGAATGATGCTTCTCCCACTGGGAAAAGGACTgtctgtcccgtcccccccccccccccccgcccagtccCCCACAGCTTGCCAGGGAACAGCTGAGCCCAGCCCTTGGCATGGGATGGGGCCCCACTGCAGGGGATCGGGGAGAGGGACCCACATCTGCAGAGGCTGTGAGCAGCTCTCGTGAAGGaaggctgcaggagagcaggggcctGGCTCTCCGATGGGCACGCCCTACTCCCACCCCACCTGGCAGGGTTGCCCTCAGGCCGCGTCCCTGATATCCCAGCCCGGCTCGTTCAGTGCCAGGATCCTGCCTCGCCCCACAAGGCCCCCTTGCCCCACTGGGAACCCTCCCCACCAAGCAGgggagctgcctgcacccagccagaaggggcactgggctgggtgcaggcGGCTAAACCCCAAGGGAAATGAACTGCTCCTGCGGGACGGGGGCAGCTCCCTGGGCTTGGGGCCGGacccagggctggcagggggggCTCACCTCCGCGTGCAGCTCCAAGCTGCGCTCCACCACGTCCACCCCTAGGATGCTCTTCACCTCGGGCTTCTCGCTGGGCACCGTCTGCTCCTCCATCAGCCTCCAGAGCGAGGGCAGCGGCTGCAAGGGGGCAGAGAACATGGGGGCAGCGCCccctgaggggcagagagaggggtggTCAGGCTGGCTCAGCGCAGGCAGGCCCCTAATCTTAGGCTgagccccacaccctgcccctatCCCCCGACATctcccgcagcccccaccccgtctgctgccccactgccccacccccctctgccccccaccccctgtctgctgccccactgccccacccctgtctgcTCCCACAACCCGTCCGCTGCcccgctgccccacccccctctgccccccacaccctgtctgctgccccactgccccacccccctctgccccccacaccctgtctgctgccccactgccccacccctgtctgcTCCCACACCCCGTccgctgccccactgccccacccccctctgccccccacaccctgtctgctgccccactgccccacccctgtctgcTCCCACACCCCGTCCGCTGCcccgctgccccacccccctctgccccccacaccctgtctgctgccccactgccccacccctgtctgcTCCCACACCCCGTccgctgccccactgccccacccccctctgccccccacaccctgtctgctgccccactgccccacccctgtctgcTCCCACACCCCGTCCGCTGCcccgctgccccaccccttctgccccccacaccctgtctgctgccccactgccccacccccctctgccccccacaccctgtctgctgccccactgccccacccctgtctgcTCCCACACCCCGTCCGCTGCcccgctgccccaccccttctgccccccacaccctgtctgctgccccactgccccacccccctatgccccccacaccctgtctgctgccccactgccccacccccctctgccccccacaccccgtCCGCTGCcccgctgccccacccccctctgccccccacaccctgtctgctgccccactgccccacccccctctgccccccacaccctgtctgCTGCCTCACTGCCCCACACCCTgtctgctgccccactgccccacccccctctgcccccacaccctgtctgctgccccactgccccacccctgtctgcTCCCACACCCCGTCCGCTGCcccgctgccccacccccctctgccccccacaccctgtctgctgccccactgccccacccctgtctgcTCCCACACCCCGTccgctgccccactgccccacccccctctgccccccacaccctgtccgctgccccactgccccacccctgtctgcTCCCACACCCCGTCCGCTGCcccgctgccccaccccttctgccccccacaccctgtctgctgccccactgccccacccctgtctgcTCCCACACCCCGTCCGCTGCcccgctgccccaccccttctgccccccacaacctgtctgctgccccactgccccacccccctctgccccccacaccctgtctgctgccccgctgccccacccccctctgccccccacaccccgtCCGCTGCcccgctgccccacccccctctgccccccacaccctgtctgctgccccactgccccacccccctctgccccccacaccctgtctgctgccccactgccccacccccctctgcccccacaccctgtctgctgccccactgccccacccctgtctgcTCCCACACCCCGTCCGCTGCcccgctgccccacccccctctgccccccacaccctgtctgctgccccactgccccacccccctctgccccccacaccctgtctgctgccccactgccccacccctgtctgcTCCCACACCCCGTccgctgccccactgccccacccccctctgccccccacaccctctctgctgccccactgccccacccctgtctgcTCCCACACCCCGTCCGCTGCcccgctgccccaccccttctgccccccacaccctgtctgctgccccactgccccacccctgtctgcTCCCACACCCCGTCCGCTGCcccgctgccccaccccttctgccccccacaccctgtctgctgcctcactgccccacccccatctgctACCCACTGCCCCATCTGTCTGCCCCCACACCCCGTccgctgccccactgccccagccccctctgccccccacagccccacaccCCGTCTgctgccccacagccccaccccctgtctgccccccgaCACTACGGGTCTACCGCCCCACTGCCCCATACATCCCTCTATCCCCAGATCCCATCtacccctgccccatctacccCTCGCCCCATGGAGCCCCCCCAGGTCCTGCCCCACCGAACCCGCACAGCCCCAGGCGGGGGGTGGCTCCGCCCCTTCCAGCCCGACGCTCCTCGCCCCGCCCCCCCGTTACCAGGATAAACTCCCCGTCTCCATAGTGACGCCCCGCCTCCTCCCGCCCGCTGGGCCCCTTAAAGGGGAAGCGACCAAAAGGtgccgctgccccccccccccccccgaggaggCGGGACTCGCAGCGGGGGCACAGCgagcggagctgggggggctggctcaggggcgcggggggcggagctgggggggctggctcgggggcacagggggcggggcagcgggcggagctgggggggctggctcgggggcgcggggggcggagctgggggggctgcgcGGGGGcacggggggcggggcagcgggcggagctgggggctggctcgggggcgcggggggcggagctggggcacggggggcggggcagagggcggagctgggggct
This genomic interval carries:
- the CCDC24 gene encoding coiled-coil domain-containing protein 24 isoform X2 is translated as MFSAPLQPLPSLWRLMEEQTVPSEKPEVKSILGVDVVERSLELHAEVETLVELWREERSACAGLDQCPPQGAGGWALLTAPTHLKELLRRELRMLLLSLQQKASQEGRDAAGAIAKYSPHVVSFALGGGAHAGGECAAQDRSLSGGTSTSPDPGLVHHLEPLKDKLSVSRIHQAQTHLRALLEEECRALERHICHLWSCRSRDKPWSGTCSWASWTPGLASPRRSSALSLWPPDSPGVPWAWGARHQPVCPPAWHQPFCPRRAAENQPRQPQALCWAECPSTGAAALWAAWLGGSTEGLLPPAGPLGTRTWLHHHPQELGFPLQAQPAAAWPPCQQGPAWPSSHRHPQSSAHPCAPSPAAT
- the CCDC24 gene encoding coiled-coil domain-containing protein 24 isoform X1, which gives rise to MFSAPLQPLPSLWRLMEEQTVPSEKPEVKSILGVDVVERSLELHAEVETLVELWREERSACAGLDQCPPQGAGGWALLTAPTHLKELLRRELRMLLLSLQQKASQEGRDAAGAIAKYSPHVVSFALGGGAHAGGECAAQDRSLSGGTSTSPDPGLVHHLEPLKDKLSVSRIHQAQTHLRALLEEECRALERHICHLWRCLEEEHRAAAGPAQEPTMAELQEQRQAMERDLQLGQLDPRPGLSQEVQCPEPVAPRQPRCPVGLGSPAPASVSPRLAPAVLSPSGRREPAPPAPGTVLGRVPLDGCSCSLGSLARGLHGGAATPGWASGHQDLAAPSPPGARVPPASPACSRLAPLPAGPSLAFLPSPPAEQRPPLRPLSGRHLRLLGCQGPS